TGAAGAGCGAGGGCTATCAGAAGGTTGTCTTCAACATAACCGTCGGCAGGAACTCGAAGGTTAAGTTCACGTCCCACTGCATCTTTCCCTACGCGAAGGACTTCACCCACGAGGCCCTGACCAAGATAAACATCGGGAAGAACTCGCGGGTTTATTACGACGACGAGCACGTCCACGGCGAGGGCGTGAGGATGATAAGCAGGACAGAAGTTGAGGTCGGAGAAGGCGGCAGGTACACGGGGAAGTTCTCCCTCACGAAGCACAGGGCGAGGGAGCTGAGGCTTGAGATGGTCGCAAAGCTTGCCGATGGGGCCGTTGCGGAGCTGACGTCGAAGGTGAAGGCTGTAAAGGATGACTCCGTCGAAATTAAGGAGGTTCTCTACCTCGAGGGCGCCCACTCACATGGAAACCTGAAGAGCACGGTGATAGCCTTTGACCGCTCAAAAGTCAACGTCGTGAACGAGGCCTACGGCCTCGGGGACTACGCGAAGGGCCACGTCGAGTGTCACGAGATTGTGAAGGGCGAAGCGGACGTCCAGACGGTTCCTCTGCTCAGGGTCAAGAACGACAAGGCCGAGCTGACCCACGAGGCCTCGATAGGCAGAATAAACGAGGCTCAGCTCGTCCAGCTCATGGCAAAGGGATTAGCCGAGGAAGAGGCGGCGGAGCTGATAATCAAGGGGCTGCTGGGGGAGTGAAAAGCCTTTTACCCTCTGAAAATAAACCTGTTTGGGTGTGAAAAATGGGGAAGGCCATTGAGGCTGTGAATCTAACCAAGTACTACGGTTCGTTTCTCGCCGTTGATGGCGTGAGCTTTGCCGTGAAGAAGGGAGAGGTCTTCGGCTTCCTTGGACCGAACGGGGCCGGAAAGACAACGACGATAAGGATGCTCACCGGGATACTCAGACCTACGAAGGGCGAGGTCAAGATACTCGGCTACGACATGCTCAGCGAGCGCGAGAAGCTGAGGGCGAGGGAGAGGATGGGCATCGTCCCCGAGATGGCGAACCCCTACGTGGATCTGACCGCCGCTCAGAACCTCCGCTTGATGGGCGAGCTCTACGGGATGAAGAAGAGGGAGATAGAGGAACGCTCCGCCGAACTCCTCAAGCTCTTCGACCTCTACGATAAGCGGGACAAGAAGGTGAGGACGTTTTCGAAGGGGATGAGACAGCGCTTGATTCTGGCGATGGCGATGATAAGCGATCCGGAGCTTCTCTTCCTCGACGAGCCGACGAGCGGTCTCGACGTGATAAGCGCGCGCATGATAAAGGAGGTAATCCGTGAGGAGAACCGGAAGGGGAAGACCGTGTTCATCACCACCCACAACATGAGCGATGCGAACGAGCTGTGCGAGAGGATTGGAATAATCAGGAAGGGAAAGCTCATCGCGATAGACACCCCTGAGAAGCTCAAGAAGCTCGTGAGCGGGCATGTCTCCGTGGAGGTCAGCTTCGACCCGATGCGCTTTGACCCCGCGGCGCTTAGCTCGGCAATCCGGGTTGAGACGCTTGGGGACAAGGTGAAGGTCTTCACCGACGACCCCGACGCGACCATCAGGGAACTCGTGAGATACGCCGAGAGGAACGGTTTGAAGATAGTGAGCCTCAGAACGCTCTCGCCTTCCCTTGAGGATGTCTTCATGGAGCTGGTGGGTGGTAAAAATGATTGAGGTGCTCAAGCGTTCGTTTGCCGTGGCTAAGAAGGACATGGTCATCTTCTACCTCAAGGGACCGGTCGTTATAATGGGCCTGATATTCCCGTTCTTTCTGTTCCTGGCCTTTCTAATCGGCAGGAACCTCTCGGGGACCCAGCTCTTCGTGGGGCTAACGGCAATGACGGCCTTCTTCACCTCAACGGCCGTCGGCCCGACCATAATTCCCTGGGAGTGCAGGGGAAGAA
This window of the Thermococcus siculi genome carries:
- a CDS encoding SufB/SufD family protein, yielding MTIKLDRVKEYEALIDVYEKEGLDTSLFGDRIAAIIISGDRIIGLNNVPGVEITGEEIENGVKAEVRIADNVKLPFPIHLCTGYLKSEGYQKVVFNITVGRNSKVKFTSHCIFPYAKDFTHEALTKINIGKNSRVYYDDEHVHGEGVRMISRTEVEVGEGGRYTGKFSLTKHRARELRLEMVAKLADGAVAELTSKVKAVKDDSVEIKEVLYLEGAHSHGNLKSTVIAFDRSKVNVVNEAYGLGDYAKGHVECHEIVKGEADVQTVPLLRVKNDKAELTHEASIGRINEAQLVQLMAKGLAEEEAAELIIKGLLGE
- a CDS encoding ATP-binding cassette domain-containing protein yields the protein MGKAIEAVNLTKYYGSFLAVDGVSFAVKKGEVFGFLGPNGAGKTTTIRMLTGILRPTKGEVKILGYDMLSEREKLRARERMGIVPEMANPYVDLTAAQNLRLMGELYGMKKREIEERSAELLKLFDLYDKRDKKVRTFSKGMRQRLILAMAMISDPELLFLDEPTSGLDVISARMIKEVIREENRKGKTVFITTHNMSDANELCERIGIIRKGKLIAIDTPEKLKKLVSGHVSVEVSFDPMRFDPAALSSAIRVETLGDKVKVFTDDPDATIRELVRYAERNGLKIVSLRTLSPSLEDVFMELVGGKND